From the genome of Methanobrevibacter smithii ATCC 35061, one region includes:
- a CDS encoding transposase, producing MVKRKFDKNQAKLGIKTLDWNVPANHISRFVVEFVEEVFPLLNIKEPKKKKGRGSLPVDSMLKLLIYAKIQHIDRTSIIADMARYHDIFKYVCDDIRPSERSIQRYRREYGHYFEVLLQMTLKKAFDEGFTEFNHVAIDGTIKKAYNSNNNTITKKETQILVDYYEGRPIDPESLEKLHKPAQRLLEKKDMDDEDKLELLYGIETQFTFTGQDRIPVNDIEARFMKGKKGNYMVAYNIQSAFDYDTKLICAINVTQNPTDHYELPNIAERAIRNINTKPKYISADTIYLNQISLSYLADKKIDGLIPNRKQSKEKIGKLNPNPYHKDHFEYDYELDAFKCPEGNYLHFFAKYIEPHKDPEKPDKIKRLYNNYEACKHCPARNKCCSSSQTHKTITEYGSEMQKAMNQKMEKQEYKDEYAKRSSVEGPFGIFKEQFQIEKEVVIGMVKTEERINLDALAYNLIRLYNIKQEIENTTEDLEDFCESTSIKNQLKLDVTIF from the coding sequence ATGGTTAAAAGAAAGTTTGATAAGAATCAAGCAAAACTAGGTATAAAGACACTTGATTGGAATGTTCCAGCCAATCATATTTCTCGTTTTGTCGTAGAATTTGTTGAAGAAGTTTTTCCACTTTTAAATATCAAAGAGCCTAAGAAAAAGAAAGGAAGAGGCTCCCTTCCAGTAGATTCAATGCTAAAATTACTTATTTATGCTAAAATACAACATATCGACCGAACATCAATAATCGCAGACATGGCAAGATACCATGACATATTTAAATACGTGTGTGATGATATTCGACCTTCTGAAAGATCAATACAAAGATACAGAAGAGAATACGGTCATTATTTTGAAGTATTATTGCAAATGACCTTAAAAAAGGCCTTTGATGAAGGATTCACTGAATTTAATCACGTTGCCATTGATGGAACCATCAAAAAAGCATACAATTCCAACAACAACACCATCACCAAAAAAGAAACACAAATATTGGTCGATTACTACGAAGGACGACCAATTGACCCAGAATCTCTTGAAAAACTCCATAAACCAGCCCAAAGATTACTCGAAAAGAAAGACATGGATGACGAAGACAAATTAGAACTATTATATGGAATAGAAACACAATTCACATTCACAGGACAAGACAGAATACCAGTAAACGATATTGAAGCAAGATTTATGAAAGGAAAGAAAGGAAACTACATGGTTGCCTATAATATCCAATCTGCATTCGATTACGATACCAAATTAATCTGTGCAATAAACGTCACACAAAATCCTACAGACCATTATGAACTACCAAATATCGCAGAAAGAGCAATACGAAACATTAACACCAAACCAAAATACATAAGTGCAGACACAATCTACTTAAACCAAATAAGTCTATCATACTTGGCGGATAAAAAAATAGATGGATTAATACCAAATAGAAAACAATCCAAAGAAAAAATAGGAAAATTAAACCCAAATCCATATCATAAAGACCATTTTGAATATGATTATGAATTAGACGCATTCAAATGCCCAGAAGGAAACTACTTACACTTTTTTGCAAAATATATAGAACCACACAAAGACCCAGAAAAACCAGACAAAATAAAAAGACTCTACAATAATTATGAAGCATGTAAACACTGTCCTGCAAGAAATAAATGCTGTTCATCCTCACAAACACACAAAACCATCACAGAATACGGTTCAGAAATGCAAAAAGCAATGAACCAAAAAATGGAAAAACAAGAATATAAAGACGAATATGCCAAAAGATCAAGTGTTGAAGGACCATTTGGAATATTCAAAGAACAATTCCAAATAGAAAAAGAAGTAGTCATCGGAATGGTAAAAACAGAAGAAAGAATAAACTTAGACGCACTAGCATACAATTTAATACGATTATATAATATTAAACAAGAAATAGAAAACACAACCGAAGATTTAGAAGATTTCTGCGAAAGCACATCCATTAAAAATCAATTAAAACTCGATGTAACAATATTTTAA
- a CDS encoding aminotransferase class I/II-fold pyridoxal phosphate-dependent enzyme, giving the protein MQAIILAAGMGKRLKELTNDVTKCMVKINDVTMIERMLSQLDNLNLNKIIIVIGYKGNKLKDFIKTLNVNTPIDFVENKIYDKTNNIYSLFLAKDYLLNEDSLILESDLIFENGILEDLVNDPYPNLALVAKFESWMDGTVVTIDNQNNIMNFLSKNQFSFENIPNYYKTVNIYKFSKDFSNHYYVPFLEAYIQALGTNEYYEQVLKVISNLDESHIKVKKLVNKNWYEIDDIQDLNIAESIFASDDEKLSNFNSRYGGYWRYPHMLDFCYLVNPYFPPQSLIDELKSNFEILLESYPSGIEINSLLAAKYFGVHQNQICVGNGASELIKSLIEKVSNPNDNLGIVIPTFEEYSHRKNPDNIIAFTPTNNNFKYGVNDLISFFSDKNIGMLILINPDNPSGNYICKNDVLRLAKWADNNDITLIVDESFVDFEDIEENPSFLNQEILTNYPNLIIVKSISKSFGVPGLRLGILASNNLKLVDYIKKDVAIWNINSFGEFYLQIFEKYKSDYENGIVKFKRSRDKLEKELNSIKNLRVIPSQANYFMCEVFGEINSSKLSEILLNEYDILIKDLSSKIGCDGKSYIRLAVHDEKDNSVLINALKEILG; this is encoded by the coding sequence ATGCAAGCAATTATTTTAGCAGCAGGAATGGGAAAACGTTTAAAAGAGTTAACAAATGATGTTACTAAATGTATGGTTAAAATAAATGATGTTACTATGATTGAAAGAATGTTATCACAATTAGATAACTTAAATTTAAATAAAATTATTATAGTAATTGGATATAAAGGAAATAAATTAAAAGATTTCATTAAAACATTAAATGTTAATACTCCGATTGATTTTGTTGAAAATAAAATTTATGATAAAACAAATAATATTTATTCTCTTTTTTTAGCTAAAGATTATTTATTAAATGAAGATTCTTTAATTTTAGAGTCAGATTTAATTTTTGAAAATGGAATATTAGAAGATTTGGTTAATGACCCATATCCTAATTTAGCATTAGTAGCTAAATTTGAAAGTTGGATGGATGGAACAGTTGTTACAATTGATAATCAAAATAATATTATGAATTTTTTATCTAAAAATCAATTTTCATTTGAAAATATTCCTAATTATTATAAAACAGTTAATATTTATAAGTTTAGCAAAGATTTTTCAAATCATTATTATGTCCCCTTTTTGGAAGCATATATTCAGGCTTTAGGTACTAATGAATATTATGAACAAGTTTTAAAAGTAATTAGTAATTTAGATGAATCTCACATTAAAGTTAAAAAACTTGTTAATAAAAATTGGTATGAAATAGATGATATTCAAGATTTGAATATTGCAGAATCAATTTTTGCGTCAGATGATGAAAAATTATCTAATTTTAACTCTAGATATGGAGGATATTGGAGATATCCACATATGCTTGATTTTTGTTATTTAGTGAATCCATATTTCCCTCCACAATCTTTAATCGATGAATTAAAATCTAATTTTGAGATTTTACTTGAAAGTTATCCTTCAGGAATTGAAATTAATAGTTTACTTGCTGCTAAATATTTTGGTGTTCATCAAAATCAAATCTGTGTAGGTAATGGTGCTTCAGAATTAATTAAATCATTAATTGAAAAAGTTTCTAATCCAAATGATAATTTAGGAATTGTAATTCCAACATTTGAGGAATATTCTCACAGAAAAAATCCAGATAATATTATTGCATTTACACCAACTAATAATAATTTTAAATATGGTGTTAATGACCTTATCTCATTTTTTTCAGATAAAAACATTGGAATGTTAATTTTAATAAATCCAGATAATCCTTCAGGTAATTATATTTGTAAAAATGATGTTTTAAGATTGGCAAAATGGGCGGATAATAATGATATTACTTTAATCGTTGATGAATCCTTTGTTGATTTTGAAGATATAGAAGAAAATCCTTCGTTTTTAAATCAAGAAATTTTAACTAATTATCCTAATTTAATCATTGTTAAAAGTATTTCAAAATCATTTGGGGTTCCAGGTTTAAGATTAGGTATTTTGGCATCAAATAATTTAAAATTAGTGGATTATATTAAAAAAGATGTAGCTATTTGGAATATTAACTCATTTGGAGAGTTTTATTTACAGATATTTGAAAAATATAAATCAGATTATGAAAATGGAATTGTTAAATTTAAACGGAGTAGGGACAAGTTAGAAAAAGAATTAAATTCTATTAAAAATTTACGGGTAATTCCATCTCAAGCTAATTATTTTATGTGTGAAGTTTTTGGAGAAATTAACAGTAGTAAACTATCTGAAATACTATTGAATGAGTATGATATTTTAATAAAAGATTTATCTTCTAAAATTGGATGTGATGGTAAATCTTATATTAGATTAGCAGTTCATGATGAAAAAGATAATTCTGTTTTAATTAATGCATTAAAAGAAATTTTAGGTTGA
- a CDS encoding pyridoxal-phosphate-dependent aminotransferase family protein — MLNFALGPVMSSDLVLKIGSEQTPYFRTPEFSKITLENEKLMKEMLFADEDSKVIFLTGSGTSGMEATVMNVFTENDKVLIVNGGGFGQRFVDLCKLHNIDCDDIKIDFGSCLTSQMLEEYDNKGYTAFMVNICETSSGVHYDIDLISDFCRRNNLFLVVDAVSSFLADYINMSEHGVDVVITGSQKALACPPGIAIITLSGRAVDRVNNNSCKSMYFDLKDMLLNAKRGQTPYTPAITILLQINARLNQIKNDGGVKVEIERTTNLANDFRNKIKEFPFEVRCKCLSNAVTTVHSKEILDVNLVEILKNEYDIWVSTARDDLSKDMIFRVGHMGDLSTEDNDTLIDALRDIQKRGLF, encoded by the coding sequence GTGTTGAATTTTGCTTTAGGTCCAGTTATGAGTAGTGATTTAGTTTTAAAAATTGGAAGTGAACAAACTCCTTATTTTAGAACTCCTGAATTTTCCAAAATCACTCTTGAGAATGAAAAATTAATGAAAGAAATGCTTTTTGCAGATGAAGATTCCAAAGTCATATTTTTAACGGGATCTGGAACTTCTGGTATGGAAGCTACTGTAATGAATGTTTTTACAGAAAATGATAAAGTATTGATTGTCAATGGTGGAGGATTTGGTCAAAGATTTGTAGATTTATGTAAACTCCATAATATTGACTGTGATGATATTAAAATAGATTTTGGATCATGTCTTACTTCTCAAATGTTAGAGGAGTATGATAATAAGGGATATACTGCATTTATGGTTAATATTTGTGAAACAAGTTCTGGAGTTCATTATGACATTGATTTAATAAGTGATTTCTGTAGAAGGAATAATCTATTTTTAGTTGTCGATGCCGTTAGTTCTTTTTTAGCTGATTATATTAATATGAGCGAGCACGGAGTGGATGTTGTAATAACTGGTTCTCAAAAAGCATTGGCATGCCCTCCTGGAATTGCTATTATAACTTTATCCGGACGTGCTGTGGATAGGGTGAACAATAATTCATGTAAATCAATGTATTTTGATTTAAAAGATATGTTGTTAAATGCTAAGAGAGGTCAAACACCATATACTCCAGCTATTACTATTTTGTTACAGATTAATGCGAGATTGAATCAAATTAAAAATGATGGTGGAGTTAAAGTTGAAATTGAGCGAACTACAAATTTGGCTAATGATTTTAGAAATAAAATTAAAGAATTTCCATTTGAAGTTAGATGTAAATGTTTATCTAATGCAGTTACTACAGTTCACTCTAAAGAAATTCTTGATGTAAATCTTGTTGAAATATTAAAAAATGAATATGATATATGGGTTAGTACAGCAAGGGATGATTTATCAAAAGACATGATTTTTAGAGTTGGACATATGGGTGATTTATCTACTGAAGATAATGATACCTTGATTGATGCACTTAGAGATATTCAAAAAAGAGGATTATTCTAA
- a CDS encoding glycosyltransferase family 2 protein translates to MYKISMIIPVYNAEKYLKRTINSIINQSIGFENIELILVDDNSQDNSKSIIEEYVAKYDNVIGIYSNENHGFPGFGRNKGIEIASAQYIMFSDNDDEHDKDLCLKLYEAIVSEDADIASCDKVKRDNIKDIPVSEKYVGGKLSSNGNIIVSNDDLAYFEDITIWNKIFKKEIIADNNIRFVENMLAEDLLFCLEVFFNSSKLLYLEKYYGYFWDMHEESLSHECSPKHVENLLNSIPEMFKILGKYNKKDLASFYFKFYLRNLLRFFIDVNTTESNLKSMIKKLYNYEKEAGFGCKANEGWANIINFFIVHRFFNLAILIIKIMKASKGSAFLRKIFRSV, encoded by the coding sequence ATGTACAAAATATCTATGATTATACCTGTTTATAATGCGGAAAAATACCTGAAAAGAACAATAAATTCAATTATTAATCAGAGTATAGGTTTTGAAAATATTGAACTTATTTTGGTAGATGATAATTCTCAGGATAACTCAAAAAGCATTATAGAAGAATATGTAGCTAAATATGATAATGTAATTGGCATTTACTCTAATGAAAACCACGGATTTCCTGGATTTGGAAGAAATAAGGGTATTGAAATAGCCAGCGCTCAGTATATCATGTTTTCAGACAATGATGATGAACATGACAAAGATTTATGTCTGAAATTGTACGAAGCCATTGTTTCAGAAGATGCTGACATTGCTTCCTGTGATAAAGTTAAAAGAGATAATATTAAGGATATTCCAGTATCTGAAAAGTATGTTGGCGGAAAGTTAAGTTCCAATGGGAATATTATAGTCTCAAATGATGATCTGGCATATTTTGAAGATATAACTATCTGGAATAAGATTTTTAAAAAAGAAATCATTGCAGATAATAATATAAGATTTGTAGAAAACATGCTGGCTGAAGACTTGCTTTTTTGTCTGGAAGTATTTTTCAACTCATCTAAATTACTTTATTTGGAAAAATATTACGGATACTTTTGGGATATGCATGAAGAATCATTATCTCATGAATGCAGTCCGAAACATGTGGAAAACTTACTTAATTCAATTCCTGAAATGTTTAAAATTTTAGGTAAGTATAATAAAAAAGATTTAGCTAGTTTTTATTTTAAATTCTACTTACGTAATTTGCTCAGATTTTTCATTGATGTAAATACAACTGAAAGTAATTTGAAATCAATGATTAAAAAGTTGTATAATTATGAAAAAGAAGCTGGATTTGGATGCAAGGCTAATGAAGGATGGGCAAATATAATTAACTTTTTTATAGTTCACAGATTCTTTAATTTAGCTATTTTAATTATTAAGATTATGAAAGCTTCAAAGGGATCTGCTTTTTTAAGAAAGATTTTCAGATCTGTTTAA
- a CDS encoding LicD family protein, whose product MAIIKIPEKFNKYDPQILKHVQDLNLMMLTDFIKICEENDIEYFADSGTLIGAIRHNGFIPWDDDVDLILLRDQYEKLLDILEKSPQDKYELLSPRNKKGYCRLYSQWNLKGTKTEEYYDNNTDFTLGLSLDIFVLDNIPDDTNKRKKFLFKWKLLRKLIWIYEITNSEAYISKNKERIGKVIKIIFKLFRINFQKIKKYGTNFVDKYLNEKCDCVCNLSTTYNTPRIIPKSSLRPAKKVKFENIEINVPNDYDTYLTLLYDKNYMELPPENERYNHIYNTVDFGPYE is encoded by the coding sequence ATGGCGATTATAAAAATACCTGAAAAATTCAATAAATATGACCCCCAAATCTTAAAACACGTTCAAGATTTAAATTTAATGATGTTAACTGATTTTATTAAAATATGTGAAGAAAATGATATAGAATACTTTGCAGATTCAGGTACACTAATTGGAGCTATAAGACATAATGGATTTATTCCTTGGGATGATGATGTTGATTTAATTCTATTAAGGGATCAGTACGAAAAATTATTGGACATATTGGAGAAATCACCTCAAGATAAATATGAATTATTAAGTCCTAGAAATAAAAAAGGTTACTGTAGACTTTATTCACAATGGAACTTAAAAGGAACAAAAACTGAAGAATATTATGACAATAATACTGATTTTACCCTAGGTTTAAGTTTAGATATATTCGTATTAGACAACATCCCTGATGATACAAATAAAAGAAAAAAATTCTTATTTAAATGGAAACTTTTAAGAAAATTAATTTGGATTTATGAAATAACAAACAGTGAAGCATACATATCTAAAAATAAAGAAAGAATTGGAAAAGTTATTAAAATTATTTTTAAATTATTTAGAATAAATTTTCAAAAAATAAAAAAATATGGAACCAACTTTGTGGATAAATATCTTAATGAAAAATGTGACTGCGTATGCAATCTTAGTACAACTTACAATACCCCAAGAATAATACCTAAATCTTCATTAAGACCTGCTAAAAAAGTCAAATTTGAAAATATTGAAATTAATGTTCCAAATGATTATGACACATATTTAACTTTATTATATGATAAAAATTATATGGAATTGCCCCCAGAAAATGAAAGATACAATCATATTTATAATACTGTCGATTTTGGACCTTATGAATAA
- a CDS encoding ornithine cyclodeaminase — protein sequence MKIITFEDIKKLNMSPLDCYEWAKEVVQNKNTTLLPPKISMKPDIDGVFYNIMPSVIPTLNRAGVKIVTRYPKRKPSLDSNLLLYDLTDGSTLALMDANFITAVRTGAVAALSIKLLATDDFKEIGIIGLGNTARATLKILLALFPERNFKIKLLKYKNQHQLFKEDFNQFNNIDFCYEDNADEVVKNSDVIISAVTTIKEDVCSDDCFKEGCLVVPIHTLGFTNCDLFFDKVFVDDIGHVKHFKYFDKFKECHEVTDILTGESKGRTNDKQRIIAYNIGISIHDIYFASKIYEMAETTEEIDLKAPSEKFWFDF from the coding sequence ATGAAAATAATAACATTTGAAGATATTAAAAAATTAAATATGTCTCCATTAGATTGTTATGAATGGGCAAAGGAAGTAGTTCAAAATAAAAATACTACATTGCTGCCTCCTAAAATTAGTATGAAACCAGATATTGATGGTGTTTTTTATAATATTATGCCGTCAGTTATTCCAACACTTAATAGGGCAGGAGTTAAAATTGTAACAAGATATCCTAAAAGAAAACCAAGTTTAGATAGTAATTTGTTATTGTATGATTTAACAGATGGATCTACATTAGCATTGATGGATGCAAATTTCATCACTGCTGTAAGAACTGGTGCAGTTGCAGCTCTTTCAATAAAATTATTAGCTACTGATGATTTTAAAGAGATAGGAATAATTGGGCTTGGAAATACAGCAAGAGCAACATTAAAAATTTTACTTGCTTTGTTTCCTGAAAGAAATTTTAAAATAAAATTATTAAAATACAAAAATCAGCATCAACTTTTCAAAGAAGATTTTAATCAATTTAACAATATTGATTTCTGTTATGAAGATAATGCTGATGAGGTAGTTAAAAATAGTGATGTAATAATTTCGGCAGTTACCACAATTAAAGAAGATGTTTGTTCTGATGACTGCTTTAAAGAAGGTTGTTTAGTTGTACCTATACATACTTTAGGCTTTACAAATTGTGATTTATTTTTTGATAAAGTATTTGTTGATGACATAGGCCATGTAAAACATTTTAAATATTTTGATAAATTCAAAGAATGTCATGAAGTCACAGATATTTTAACTGGTGAATCTAAAGGTAGAACAAACGATAAACAAAGAATTATTGCATATAATATTGGTATTTCCATACATGATATTTATTTTGCAAGTAAAATCTATGAAATGGCTGAAACTACTGAAGAAATAGATTTAAAAGCTCCTAGTGAAAAGTTTTGGTTTGATTTTTAG
- a CDS encoding LicD family protein — MDFEKIYAKLPDSIKYNNYILDFFLKIPKKLQNLNKKSNQLNSQNQLLDLLFTSCDIKIKGNLRNVQLLYIELLRFVDNVCKKHDIDYWLEGGTLIGAVRHGGFIPWDDDIDLSIMRKDYEKLIKVLPEEISKYEYFKENCGLSLLIENQKNYFEGFRSVYDVDDENGFLDDNKFSFLQIAWLKPYVKIDLFPKDYLLEEKLESFKKDYVSTKYKFNQDVKNGKKVFWNEFNVVKKELGLVNTKTKYFADSIDVLQLTSDLIYETDKIFPLKTIKFEGYEFKCPKDIEHTLEVQFGKNFMHIPNVIENHSLVPFIEHQFSSFEEMDKSFSKSISYLKEINDNFDFE; from the coding sequence ATGGATTTTGAAAAAATTTATGCAAAGTTGCCTGATTCTATTAAATATAATAATTATATTCTAGATTTCTTTTTAAAGATTCCTAAAAAGTTACAAAATTTAAATAAAAAATCTAATCAGTTAAATTCACAAAATCAGTTATTGGATTTATTGTTTACTAGTTGTGATATAAAAATAAAAGGTAATTTGAGAAATGTTCAGTTATTGTATATTGAATTGCTTCGTTTTGTAGATAATGTCTGTAAAAAGCATGATATTGATTATTGGCTTGAAGGAGGCACATTAATTGGCGCAGTTCGTCATGGCGGTTTTATTCCATGGGATGATGACATAGATTTGTCTATTATGAGAAAAGACTATGAAAAACTAATTAAAGTTCTTCCAGAAGAAATTTCTAAATATGAATACTTCAAAGAAAACTGTGGTTTGTCTTTGCTAATTGAAAATCAAAAAAACTATTTTGAAGGATTTAGAAGTGTTTATGATGTTGATGATGAAAATGGTTTTTTAGATGATAATAAATTTTCATTTTTACAAATTGCCTGGCTAAAACCTTATGTTAAGATTGATCTATTTCCGAAAGATTACCTTTTAGAAGAAAAGTTGGAATCTTTCAAAAAAGATTATGTATCAACTAAATATAAGTTTAATCAGGATGTTAAAAATGGTAAAAAAGTTTTTTGGAACGAATTTAATGTAGTAAAAAAAGAATTGGGGTTAGTTAATACTAAGACAAAGTATTTTGCAGATTCAATTGATGTTTTACAGTTAACTTCTGATTTAATTTATGAAACTGATAAAATATTTCCATTGAAAACAATAAAATTTGAGGGATATGAATTTAAATGTCCTAAAGATATTGAACATACATTGGAAGTTCAATTTGGTAAGAATTTCATGCATATTCCAAATGTTATTGAAAATCATAGTTTAGTTCCATTTATAGAACATCAATTTAGTTCATTTGAGGAAATGGATAAATCATTTTCAAAATCTATTAGTTATTTAAAAGAAATTAATGATAATTTTGATTTTGAATAA
- a CDS encoding abortive infection family protein — protein MVDNLKLCSIDIGRIIVDNESNNENNISWTNILEAFDFECLLEENRLVRSQYWGDSDYEFCVIETLSDALHVDKNEACKMIEYILTNFTDVSKEEINNIMSNLNDNNYIVNNTSDNNIDDLINDINNSISEGKPVFALDRLHTLMIKYIKELCLRHGVEIEEKIKLDAVLKKYLKCIDEFIDSEMTKSILKSNISLFSKFNHVRNNYTYTHDNNILNDIEGKLIFKNIVNVKEFIDDIELKIVNQG, from the coding sequence ATGGTTGATAATTTAAAATTATGTTCTATTGATATTGGAAGAATAATTGTAGATAATGAAAGTAATAATGAAAATAATATTAGTTGGACAAATATTTTAGAAGCATTTGATTTTGAATGTTTGTTAGAAGAGAACAGGTTAGTAAGAAGTCAATATTGGGGGGATAGTGATTATGAATTTTGTGTTATAGAAACTCTTTCAGATGCTCTTCATGTTGATAAAAATGAAGCTTGTAAAATGATTGAGTATATTTTAACTAATTTTACTGATGTATCTAAAGAAGAAATAAATAATATTATGAGCAATCTTAATGATAATAATTATATTGTTAATAATACATCAGATAATAATATTGATGATTTAATAAATGATATAAATAATTCTATATCTGAAGGAAAACCTGTTTTTGCATTAGATAGATTACACACACTAATGATTAAATATATAAAAGAGCTATGTTTAAGACATGGCGTGGAAATTGAAGAAAAAATTAAATTAGATGCTGTATTAAAGAAATATTTAAAGTGTATTGATGAATTTATAGATTCGGAGATGACTAAATCTATATTGAAGTCAAATATATCATTATTTTCTAAATTTAATCATGTTAGGAATAATTATACTTATACGCATGATAATAATATTTTAAATGATATTGAGGGTAAATTAATATTTAAAAATATTGTCAATGTTAAAGAATTTATCGATGATATTGAATTAAAAATAGTTAATCAGGGATAA
- a CDS encoding Gfo/Idh/MocA family oxidoreductase, translating into MIKVITYGTYDLFHYGHQRLLERAKALGDYLIVGVTADDFDKNRGKINVQQSLMERIESVRATGLADEIIIEEYEGQKIDDIKRYDIDIFTVGSDWVGEFDYLREYCDVVYLERTEGVSSTDIRSKDRQVTLGLVGEGLVLNKFYNESQYVNGLTVGGICSGDENQLKDFDDDLILTQDFDELLNNVDAIFIVSHPSKHYKQAKKALENGVHVLCESPIALKEEELCELFKLAKKNNLILMDSIKTAYSTAYNRLLLLAKKGKIGDVISVDATCTSLADGSGDDWNSITAWGPTALLPVFQLLGTDYKDKNINSLLLDSAENFDLFTKIDFTYPNAVASIKVGKGVKSEGELIISGTKGYIYVPAPWWKTDYFEIRFENQNENKKYFYQLDGEGIRYELVAFIKSIELNKTGSYIDINISKEISSVMEDFNNNKFNNL; encoded by the coding sequence ATGATTAAAGTTATAACATATGGTACATATGATTTATTTCATTATGGTCATCAAAGATTACTGGAAAGGGCAAAAGCACTTGGAGACTATCTGATTGTAGGGGTTACTGCTGATGACTTTGATAAAAACAGGGGAAAAATCAATGTACAGCAGTCATTAATGGAAAGGATAGAGTCAGTAAGAGCAACAGGGCTGGCTGATGAAATCATTATAGAAGAATATGAAGGTCAAAAGATAGATGATATCAAAAGATATGATATTGATATTTTTACTGTAGGATCTGATTGGGTTGGTGAATTTGATTATCTTAGAGAGTACTGTGATGTTGTTTATTTGGAGAGAACTGAAGGAGTTTCAAGTACTGATATACGATCCAAAGATAGGCAGGTTACATTAGGTTTAGTTGGTGAAGGTTTAGTTTTAAACAAATTTTACAATGAAAGCCAATATGTTAACGGATTGACTGTTGGAGGAATATGTTCAGGTGATGAAAACCAACTTAAAGACTTTGATGATGATTTAATTTTGACTCAGGACTTTGATGAATTACTAAATAATGTTGATGCAATATTTATTGTATCTCATCCATCAAAACATTACAAACAAGCAAAAAAGGCACTTGAAAATGGAGTCCATGTTTTATGTGAATCGCCAATTGCTCTTAAAGAAGAGGAACTCTGTGAATTATTCAAACTGGCTAAAAAGAATAATCTGATTTTAATGGATTCAATTAAAACAGCATATTCAACTGCTTATAACAGATTGTTGTTACTGGCTAAAAAAGGAAAAATTGGAGATGTAATATCAGTTGATGCAACATGTACCAGTTTAGCAGATGGGTCTGGTGATGACTGGAACAGTATAACTGCATGGGGTCCAACAGCTTTATTGCCGGTTTTCCAATTGCTTGGAACTGACTATAAAGATAAAAACATTAATTCTCTTTTGTTAGACAGTGCAGAGAATTTTGATTTGTTTACAAAAATAGATTTCACATATCCAAATGCAGTAGCTTCTATAAAAGTTGGAAAAGGAGTTAAATCTGAAGGGGAATTAATAATCTCTGGAACAAAAGGATATATTTATGTTCCTGCTCCGTGGTGGAAAACAGACTATTTTGAAATACGTTTTGAAAATCAAAATGAAAATAAGAAATATTTCTATCAGTTAGATGGTGAAGGAATAAGATATGAACTTGTAGCATTTATAAAATCAATTGAATTAAATAAAACAGGTTCATATATTGATATTAATATTTCTAAAGAAATATCTTCAGTAATGGAAGATTTTAATAATAATAAATTTAATAATTTATGA